One Fontisphaera persica DNA window includes the following coding sequences:
- the mazG gene encoding nucleoside triphosphate pyrophosphohydrolase has translation MSKKSDPTVKGILRQLEKEKLVPHAQSINWLLAIMARLRAPNGCPWDREQDHHSLRFHAVEEVYELMDAIEANDDHEMEEELGDLLLQVVFHCQLARERGAFDFEAVCRNIAEKLIRRHPHVFGDVRVKDVEAVWANWDKIKRAEKEGTRHARPSALDGIPRHLPALLRAQKLVKKAAKAQLWESALPTRRRQTRAALAEQLFALAAEAQERGWNAEDLLRAEIRRQERRLRQKERRKNEGGAKG, from the coding sequence ATGTCCAAGAAATCAGACCCAACGGTGAAGGGTATTTTGCGCCAGTTGGAAAAGGAAAAACTCGTGCCCCACGCCCAATCCATCAACTGGCTGCTGGCCATCATGGCCCGCTTGCGCGCTCCCAACGGCTGTCCCTGGGATCGCGAACAGGACCACCACTCCCTGCGTTTTCATGCCGTGGAGGAAGTCTATGAGCTGATGGATGCCATTGAGGCGAATGATGACCACGAGATGGAGGAGGAACTGGGAGATTTGCTTTTGCAGGTGGTGTTTCATTGCCAACTGGCGCGCGAACGCGGCGCATTTGATTTTGAGGCGGTCTGCCGCAACATTGCCGAAAAGCTCATCCGCCGCCATCCCCATGTATTTGGGGATGTCCGGGTCAAGGATGTCGAGGCGGTTTGGGCCAATTGGGATAAAATCAAGCGCGCCGAAAAGGAAGGCACACGCCATGCACGGCCTTCAGCGCTGGACGGCATCCCGCGCCATTTGCCGGCGCTCTTGCGCGCGCAAAAACTGGTAAAAAAAGCCGCCAAAGCGCAACTGTGGGAGTCGGCGCTGCCGACGCGTAGGCGGCAGACGCGCGCCGCTCTGGCTGAACAGTTGTTTGCACTGGCCGCCGAAGCGCAGGAGCGTGGATGGAACGCGGAGGATTTGCTGCGCGCTGAAATCAGGCGTCAGGAACGTCGTCTCCGGCAGAAAGAGCGCCGGAAAAATGAGGGCGGCGCCAAGGGCTAA
- a CDS encoding fused MFS/spermidine synthase codes for MDTSKQPLTEDRTPMAWLLLCFTCSGMSALIYEVAWVRSLELVFGATTFAVATVLAAFMGGLAFGSYVMGRLAQRLSRYHPLRLYAALEIGIGLLALIIPLLFSGLAPLYQAIWKKYHASFALFSTLRFLLCVAILLVPTSFMGATLPLMSQFVNRTSSQGFLGRRRIGLLYTVNTVGAVLGCLAAGFLLFPLLGLQKTQYTAILLSTTAAIGAWLLSRRTPWVPAPRQETAATEPEASVESAALRASPRLPTPRWVAGLLVLIYAISGFSAMMYEVAWSRLLVQVLGSSTYAYTVMLATFLFGLAAGAWMATRWFLRSEEPLWAAGLCQLVVGVATYLGLFVIEELPFIYTRLHEWWQPKLPGTMALLFLLSFGLMIIPTLGLGAMFPVTIHGLQPQGGQTARIVGWAYSLNTVGAIAGSIAAGFWLVPWAGTQTTLLIGVSLNGIMAVLAFAAARAGRFLKYRMVFAGLTGLFILNSLLQTPSWDPSMLASGVFRYVRKYYGLSRPEFRERVHRIHGEIEYIKEGLTCNVIVFRTAVSMSLLVNGKPDASTPPDLPHPEWARLPQSVGDLPTQIMLGQVPLLTAPKQDRVMVIGLGSGVTLGSVLMHNVKEVECVELEDAVVEASQFFNRYNGRPLEDPRVKLVVNDARNHLLVTDLKYDVIISEPSNPWIPGAAALFTREFFELARSKLSADGVFCQWIQLYELQPVDLQVILRSLKTVFPHLHMFRVESDAILLATQKPLRFDAATLLNRVNLKIRQDFAQIGMAGAEDMLAHYWIGEDELDRAIPAGVMNTDDNMYIEFRAPLRMLMPESQREQHLTSYFDAFSSAANLQVDLQRLPPAERPLFWRRMAEYALARKRPRDARLYAEQAFKEGAGPAALVIQGQAMASLQPQAAERWWQETTDKHPQSADIWRAYTQYLLSRTNLDAALKAARHLQTLAPDQPETRYLAGKALALSGQWAEAFMAFGPLLTYPLTYTNHADLPGLLGLTLAHNGRDAQAVDFLKDALRQDYWNLELRKACSEALTRLGRSNEALLAWQRLGQLRTSRALNQHQEARKAIEQKKWVQAAFLLEEAYGLDPWEEDIVFDLARVNFQLQRHKENVALLERHLMWDKDKAWAVGLLGQTFEALGDAVNARDMLKRYRALTGRPWPGIGL; via the coding sequence ATGGACACATCCAAGCAACCGCTCACTGAAGACCGGACGCCCATGGCCTGGCTGTTGTTATGCTTCACCTGTTCAGGGATGAGCGCCCTCATTTATGAGGTGGCCTGGGTGCGCTCATTGGAGCTGGTCTTTGGCGCCACGACTTTTGCCGTCGCCACGGTGTTGGCGGCGTTCATGGGGGGCCTGGCCTTCGGCAGCTATGTCATGGGCCGGCTGGCGCAGCGGCTGAGCCGATATCATCCACTCCGACTTTATGCCGCCCTGGAAATTGGCATCGGCCTGCTAGCCTTGATTATTCCCCTGCTCTTCAGCGGCCTGGCGCCGTTGTATCAGGCAATTTGGAAAAAATACCATGCCAGTTTTGCCCTGTTCAGCACCCTGCGGTTTCTGTTGTGTGTGGCCATATTATTAGTTCCCACCTCGTTCATGGGGGCCACCCTGCCGCTGATGAGCCAGTTCGTCAACCGCACCAGCAGCCAAGGTTTCCTGGGCCGCCGGCGCATCGGGTTGCTCTACACGGTAAACACGGTGGGCGCTGTGCTGGGCTGTCTGGCCGCCGGTTTCCTGTTGTTTCCTCTGTTGGGTCTGCAAAAAACGCAATACACCGCCATTTTGTTGAGCACGACCGCCGCCATCGGGGCATGGCTGCTCTCCCGCCGAACCCCATGGGTGCCCGCCCCACGCCAGGAAACCGCTGCCACTGAACCAGAAGCCTCCGTTGAATCCGCCGCCCTCCGAGCCTCTCCTCGGCTGCCCACCCCCCGCTGGGTGGCTGGGCTGCTGGTGCTGATTTACGCGATATCAGGTTTTTCCGCCATGATGTACGAGGTGGCCTGGAGCCGCCTTCTGGTGCAAGTGCTGGGTTCCTCCACCTACGCCTACACCGTCATGCTGGCTACGTTTTTATTTGGCCTGGCGGCGGGCGCGTGGATGGCCACACGCTGGTTCTTGCGCAGCGAAGAGCCGCTGTGGGCGGCCGGCTTGTGCCAGTTGGTGGTCGGGGTGGCCACTTATTTGGGCTTATTTGTCATCGAAGAACTGCCTTTTATTTACACCCGCCTGCATGAATGGTGGCAACCAAAGCTGCCGGGCACCATGGCCCTCCTGTTCTTGTTGAGTTTTGGGTTGATGATTATACCTACGCTGGGGCTGGGCGCCATGTTTCCGGTGACCATCCATGGTCTGCAACCGCAAGGCGGCCAAACCGCTCGTATTGTGGGATGGGCTTACTCCCTAAACACTGTGGGGGCCATTGCCGGCTCCATCGCAGCCGGCTTTTGGCTGGTGCCGTGGGCTGGCACACAAACCACCTTGTTAATTGGGGTCTCTTTGAATGGGATTATGGCGGTGCTCGCTTTTGCCGCCGCCCGCGCCGGACGCTTCCTGAAATACCGTATGGTATTTGCCGGCCTGACGGGATTGTTCATTCTGAACAGCCTCCTGCAAACGCCCTCGTGGGACCCCTCCATGCTGGCCAGCGGTGTCTTTCGTTATGTGCGCAAGTACTACGGTTTATCGCGGCCGGAATTTCGCGAAAGAGTCCATCGCATTCACGGGGAAATTGAGTACATCAAGGAGGGTTTGACCTGCAATGTCATAGTCTTCCGCACCGCCGTTTCCATGTCGTTGCTGGTCAATGGCAAACCCGATGCCTCCACCCCGCCGGACCTGCCCCATCCCGAATGGGCCCGCCTACCTCAATCGGTAGGGGACTTACCCACCCAAATCATGCTCGGCCAGGTGCCCCTTTTAACGGCCCCGAAACAGGACCGTGTCATGGTGATCGGTTTGGGCAGTGGCGTCACCCTTGGCTCCGTGTTGATGCACAATGTCAAAGAAGTGGAGTGCGTGGAATTGGAGGATGCCGTGGTGGAAGCCAGCCAATTTTTCAATCGCTACAACGGCCGCCCCCTGGAAGACCCGCGGGTCAAGCTGGTGGTCAATGATGCCCGCAACCATCTCCTGGTCACTGACTTGAAGTACGATGTGATTATTTCCGAGCCTTCCAACCCGTGGATACCCGGGGCCGCCGCTTTGTTCACCCGCGAATTCTTCGAGCTGGCCCGCTCCAAGCTCAGCGCGGACGGGGTGTTTTGCCAATGGATTCAATTGTACGAACTGCAGCCGGTGGATTTGCAGGTGATTTTGCGCAGTCTCAAAACAGTCTTCCCGCACCTGCACATGTTCCGGGTCGAGAGCGATGCCATCCTCCTGGCCACGCAAAAACCGCTGCGCTTTGACGCGGCCACCCTGCTCAACCGCGTAAATTTGAAAATCCGTCAGGATTTCGCCCAAATTGGCATGGCCGGCGCCGAGGACATGCTGGCGCATTATTGGATTGGGGAGGATGAACTCGACCGGGCCATACCGGCAGGAGTCATGAATACCGATGATAATATGTACATTGAGTTTCGCGCCCCCCTGCGCATGTTGATGCCGGAATCTCAAAGAGAGCAGCATCTGACCTCTTACTTCGACGCCTTTTCCTCGGCGGCCAACTTGCAGGTGGATTTGCAACGGCTGCCCCCCGCGGAACGTCCCTTGTTCTGGCGGCGCATGGCCGAATATGCGCTGGCGCGAAAACGGCCGCGAGATGCCCGCCTTTACGCAGAGCAGGCCTTCAAGGAAGGCGCAGGCCCGGCAGCCCTGGTCATTCAAGGGCAGGCCATGGCCTCCTTGCAGCCCCAAGCTGCCGAGCGCTGGTGGCAGGAAACCACTGATAAACATCCCCAATCAGCGGACATTTGGCGGGCCTATACCCAGTACCTGCTCAGCCGCACCAATCTGGACGCTGCCCTGAAAGCGGCGCGGCATTTGCAAACCCTGGCTCCAGACCAGCCCGAGACACGCTACCTGGCGGGCAAGGCACTTGCATTGTCCGGCCAATGGGCCGAGGCTTTTATGGCTTTCGGCCCTTTGTTGACCTATCCACTGACTTATACCAATCACGCGGACCTGCCCGGCCTGCTGGGTTTGACCCTGGCCCACAATGGGCGCGATGCGCAGGCGGTGGATTTCCTCAAGGATGCCCTGCGCCAGGACTACTGGAATCTGGAGCTGCGCAAGGCCTGCTCGGAGGCGCTTACCCGCTTGGGACGCTCCAACGAGGCTCTTCTGGCCTGGCAGCGGTTGGGCCAATTGCGCACCAGCCGCGCCCTCAACCAACACCAAGAGGCCCGCAAGGCCATTGAACAAAAAAAGTGGGTACAGGCCGCCTTCCTGCTGGAGGAAGCTTACGGACTGGACCCGTGGGAAGAGGACATTGTCTTCGACCTGGCCCGGGTGAATTTCCAACTCCAGCGCCACAAGGAAAACGTGGCCCTGCTGGAGCGGCATCTAATGTGGGACAAAGACAAGGCCTGGGCAGTGGGGCTGCTCGGCCAGACCTTCGAGGCCTTGGGCGATGCAGTGAATGCGCGGGATATGCTCAAGCGTTACCGGGCCTTGACCGGACGCCCCTGGCCGGGGATTGGTCTGTAA
- a CDS encoding formylglycine-generating enzyme family protein, translating into MLASLTITGRVGALYQVLFTTNLQAPASWQVLTNVTLPASPFVVVDWDSASSPKRFYQAVYNPDPARLAYVQTGTFLMGSHASEPDREADEGPQMQVTFTRSFFVGKSEVTQAEYLAVMSNNPSFFLGNLQRPVEQVTWAEAAQYCALLTERERQAGRIDHQWVYRLPTEAEWEYACRAGATTRYSFGDDLTEIRLGNYGWFEANASNTTHPAAVKIPNPWGLFDMHGNVWEWCADWYASAYPGGSRVNPTGPASGVNKVLRGGAYNSSRLLCRSANRHYALPTERLPNIGFRVVLAPVSP; encoded by the coding sequence ATGTTGGCCAGCCTTACCATTACCGGCCGCGTGGGCGCTCTGTATCAAGTGCTGTTCACCACCAACCTGCAAGCCCCCGCCTCCTGGCAGGTCCTCACCAACGTGACTCTCCCCGCCAGCCCGTTCGTGGTGGTGGATTGGGATTCAGCCAGCTCGCCTAAACGCTTTTACCAAGCCGTTTATAATCCGGACCCGGCCCGATTAGCCTATGTGCAAACAGGAACCTTCCTGATGGGCAGCCATGCCTCAGAACCTGACCGGGAAGCCGACGAAGGCCCTCAAATGCAAGTCACATTCACCCGCTCCTTTTTCGTGGGAAAATCGGAGGTCACCCAGGCCGAATACCTGGCCGTGATGTCGAACAATCCCAGCTTCTTTTTGGGAAATCTCCAAAGGCCGGTGGAGCAAGTGACCTGGGCTGAAGCCGCCCAGTATTGTGCCCTGCTGACGGAGCGGGAACGGCAGGCCGGACGTATTGACCACCAATGGGTGTATCGCCTCCCCACCGAAGCGGAATGGGAATACGCCTGCCGGGCCGGAGCAACAACGCGATATAGTTTCGGAGACGATTTAACTGAAATCCGCCTCGGTAATTACGGCTGGTTCGAGGCCAATGCAAGTAACACCACCCACCCGGCGGCGGTAAAAATTCCCAATCCTTGGGGGCTTTTTGACATGCACGGCAATGTTTGGGAATGGTGTGCGGATTGGTACGCTTCGGCATATCCTGGCGGTAGCCGTGTCAACCCCACCGGCCCGGCCAGCGGGGTCAACAAGGTCTTGCGTGGAGGGGCCTACAACTCATCCCGGCTGTTATGCCGCAGCGCAAATCGTCATTATGCCCTGCCGACGGAACGATTGCCCAACATTGGCTTCCGGGTGGTGCTGGCGCCCGTGTCACCTTGA
- the lysA gene encoding diaminopimelate decarboxylase encodes MHDFKYVHGELYCENVPVAALVKRYGTPLYIYSQNTLEQHFRKLDKALAGLDHLICYAVKANSNLAVIRVLADLGSGFDIVSQGELMRVQTAGGNPRQCVFAGVGKTEAEIRYALEQNIYCFNVESEAELQRIERVAARMKRRAPVAIRVNPNVEAHTHAKITTGTYENKFGIAFEQVPALYARASKLKHLHLRGVQMHIGSQLTEVAPFRQAVEKVAPLAAALKQRYGIEFFSIGGGLGIVYDPALASGQPEWWQRPQAKSLLTPARYAEALVPLLQPLGLKVLIEPGRFIVGNAGILVTRVEYLKRTGRKNFVIVDAAMNDLIRPAFYDAFHEIVPLRKKSGASTATDVVGPVCESGDYFCKDRPLPRLKEGDYLALLSAGAYGSVMGSNYNSRPRPAEILVTGKRHAVVREAEALPAIWQNEKLAPWQKR; translated from the coding sequence ATGCATGATTTTAAGTATGTTCATGGCGAGCTGTACTGCGAAAACGTGCCGGTGGCCGCTTTGGTGAAGCGCTACGGCACGCCGTTATACATTTATAGCCAAAACACGCTCGAACAGCACTTTCGCAAGCTGGATAAGGCCCTGGCAGGGCTGGACCACCTGATTTGTTATGCGGTCAAGGCCAACTCCAATCTGGCCGTTATTCGGGTGCTGGCCGATTTGGGCAGCGGTTTTGACATTGTCAGCCAGGGCGAACTGATGCGCGTCCAGACAGCCGGCGGCAACCCCCGCCAATGTGTCTTTGCCGGCGTGGGCAAAACTGAAGCGGAAATTCGCTATGCGCTGGAACAGAACATCTATTGCTTTAACGTGGAAAGCGAAGCCGAGCTGCAGCGCATTGAACGGGTGGCCGCCCGCATGAAACGCAGAGCGCCGGTGGCCATACGGGTGAACCCCAATGTGGAGGCCCACACCCATGCCAAAATCACTACGGGGACCTACGAAAACAAATTTGGCATTGCCTTCGAGCAGGTGCCCGCACTATATGCCCGCGCCAGCAAGTTGAAACACCTGCATCTGCGCGGGGTACAGATGCACATTGGCTCGCAACTCACCGAAGTGGCCCCCTTCCGCCAAGCCGTGGAAAAAGTCGCGCCGCTGGCCGCCGCGCTAAAGCAGCGTTATGGCATTGAGTTTTTCAGTATTGGGGGAGGTCTGGGCATTGTCTATGACCCTGCTTTGGCCAGCGGCCAGCCCGAATGGTGGCAGAGGCCCCAGGCAAAGTCCTTGCTCACCCCCGCACGGTATGCTGAGGCGCTGGTACCGCTCTTGCAGCCGCTAGGTTTGAAAGTGCTCATTGAGCCAGGCCGGTTCATTGTGGGCAATGCCGGCATCCTGGTGACGCGGGTGGAATACCTCAAGCGCACCGGCCGCAAAAATTTCGTCATTGTGGACGCCGCGATGAATGACCTCATTCGTCCCGCGTTTTACGACGCCTTCCACGAAATCGTGCCGCTGCGCAAAAAATCCGGGGCCTCCACGGCCACGGACGTGGTGGGGCCTGTGTGCGAATCAGGGGATTATTTCTGCAAAGACCGTCCCCTGCCCCGCCTGAAGGAGGGCGATTACCTGGCCTTGTTGAGCGCCGGCGCTTACGGCTCGGTGATGGGCTCCAACTACAATAGCCGGCCACGGCCGGCGGAAATTCTGGTGACCGGAAAACGACACGCCGTGGTGCGCGAGGCCGAAGCCCTGCCCGCCATCTGGCAAAACGAAAAACTGGCCCCCTGGCAAAAGCGTTAG
- a CDS encoding Gfo/Idh/MocA family protein, protein MTAKRFYISRRSFSKSVALAAAAAGLPVWFYEEAQAQPATPPARSAEEKFGLALVGCGGRGTGVAMEALQYGELRAICDVDRRHLERAAAEFKKRNQNPDLVTDFRKLMERDDIHVILNGTPDHWHTLVNLAAARARKDIYSEKPLTLTVAEGQELVKAVKKYKVVLQTGTQQRSDAKFRLACELVRNRRIGQLKTITVWLPAGLHGGPFAPAPVPEGLDWDYWQGQAPAVPYVKERCHVTFRYFLEYSGGTITDWGAHHNDIAFWATGFNGPSAVRGKVLVAPVPGGYTAPSEYEVEFQYPNGVLHYIKTTKDDNIFGGVVNPNGQRNGIRFEGTEGWIWVRRGAIEASQEEILTTPLPANAERLYVSRNHMENFFECVRSRKAPICDVETGHRSASECHLAQIALRLGRPLRWDANKERFVGEGAKEANTHLARPMRKPYDYSFIA, encoded by the coding sequence ATGACAGCAAAACGCTTTTATATTTCGCGGCGCAGTTTCAGTAAATCCGTGGCGCTGGCCGCGGCAGCGGCGGGCCTGCCAGTTTGGTTTTATGAGGAGGCGCAGGCCCAACCGGCTACGCCGCCGGCGCGCAGTGCCGAGGAAAAATTTGGCCTGGCGTTGGTGGGCTGTGGCGGCCGCGGCACAGGGGTTGCCATGGAAGCCTTGCAATATGGTGAACTGCGGGCCATTTGCGACGTGGATAGAAGACACCTGGAGCGGGCCGCTGCCGAGTTCAAAAAACGCAATCAGAATCCCGATTTGGTAACCGATTTCCGAAAGCTCATGGAGCGGGATGATATTCACGTCATCCTGAATGGCACGCCCGATCATTGGCACACGCTGGTCAACCTGGCGGCTGCCCGGGCGCGCAAGGATATTTATTCCGAAAAACCATTGACTCTGACGGTGGCGGAAGGGCAGGAGCTGGTCAAGGCGGTTAAAAAATACAAAGTTGTGCTGCAAACCGGGACGCAGCAGCGCAGTGATGCCAAATTCCGTCTGGCTTGCGAGTTGGTCCGCAATCGCCGCATTGGCCAGCTCAAAACCATTACCGTGTGGCTGCCTGCCGGTTTGCATGGCGGGCCATTTGCGCCGGCGCCGGTGCCGGAGGGATTGGATTGGGATTATTGGCAGGGCCAGGCGCCCGCAGTGCCGTATGTCAAGGAGCGCTGCCATGTCACTTTCCGGTACTTTTTGGAGTATTCCGGGGGCACCATCACGGATTGGGGCGCGCACCACAATGACATTGCCTTCTGGGCTACAGGATTCAATGGCCCCTCGGCCGTCCGTGGCAAAGTGCTTGTTGCGCCAGTGCCCGGGGGTTATACGGCACCCAGTGAATATGAGGTGGAATTTCAATATCCCAACGGCGTGCTGCACTACATCAAGACCACCAAGGACGACAATATCTTCGGCGGTGTCGTTAATCCCAACGGACAGCGCAATGGCATTCGTTTTGAAGGCACTGAAGGCTGGATTTGGGTGCGCCGGGGGGCGATTGAGGCAAGCCAGGAAGAAATACTGACCACTCCTTTACCCGCCAACGCCGAGCGGCTGTATGTCAGCCGCAATCACATGGAGAACTTCTTTGAATGCGTGCGCTCGCGCAAGGCGCCGATTTGCGATGTGGAGACGGGGCATCGCTCGGCCAGCGAGTGCCATCTGGCACAAATCGCCCTGCGTTTGGGACGTCCGCTGCGGTGGGACGCCAATAAAGAGCGCTTCGTGGGGGAAGGAGCCAAGGAGGCCAACACCCATTTGGCGCGGCCCATGCGCAAGCCCTATGATTATTCTTTTATCGCCTGA
- a CDS encoding Gfo/Idh/MocA family protein has protein sequence MAAMLGAMLPNARAVDLTETRKPYEPLSDRKLKVGIVGYGYCRFGADWGFQFHPNVEVVAVSDLIPERCAGLMKACRCEKSYPSLEELVKDPQIEAVFVATDAPSHARHCIEAMKHGKHVMCAVPAVWGSLEEAEELLETVKRTGLKYMMAETSVYHAANHAMRVLYRAGAFGRIVYSEGEYYHYSPTPIPSYKEWRTGMPPLWYPTHSTAYYVGVTGGQFTSVSCLGFRGAFPAFQPGANRYNNPFTDEIALFETTEGGVSRMLMSKSVHGLVNETGRVFGEKGRMEGLRYFGALEQLPDISRPPLPPGVPEGGHGGSHGPLMHDFVMSVLLNRQPIVDIYAALAMTVPGIIAHQSALRGGERLKIPQYNRPQTSS, from the coding sequence ATGGCTGCGATGTTGGGCGCCATGCTGCCCAACGCCCGTGCGGTTGACCTGACTGAAACCCGCAAACCTTACGAGCCTTTGAGTGACCGCAAACTCAAAGTGGGCATTGTGGGCTACGGTTACTGCCGCTTCGGCGCGGATTGGGGGTTTCAGTTTCATCCCAATGTGGAAGTGGTGGCGGTCAGCGATTTGATTCCCGAGCGCTGCGCCGGGTTGATGAAGGCTTGTCGCTGCGAAAAGTCTTATCCTTCCTTGGAGGAATTGGTCAAGGACCCACAGATTGAGGCGGTGTTTGTGGCCACCGACGCCCCCAGCCATGCCCGCCATTGCATCGAGGCCATGAAACATGGCAAGCATGTGATGTGTGCTGTGCCCGCGGTGTGGGGTTCCCTGGAGGAGGCAGAGGAGCTATTGGAGACCGTCAAGCGCACCGGTTTGAAATATATGATGGCCGAGACCAGCGTGTACCATGCCGCCAACCATGCCATGCGGGTGCTTTACCGGGCCGGAGCCTTTGGGCGCATCGTCTATTCAGAGGGGGAGTATTATCATTATTCGCCCACGCCCATTCCTTCCTACAAAGAATGGCGCACGGGCATGCCGCCGCTGTGGTATCCCACACATTCCACCGCTTATTATGTGGGGGTGACAGGCGGACAGTTTACCAGTGTATCCTGCCTGGGTTTTAGGGGGGCCTTTCCAGCATTTCAACCGGGAGCCAATCGTTACAACAATCCCTTTACTGACGAAATTGCCCTCTTTGAGACCACCGAAGGCGGGGTGTCTCGCATGCTCATGTCGAAATCGGTTCATGGACTGGTTAACGAAACGGGGCGGGTGTTTGGGGAAAAAGGACGCATGGAGGGGCTGCGTTACTTTGGCGCGCTGGAACAGTTGCCGGATATCAGCCGTCCGCCTTTGCCGCCCGGGGTGCCGGAGGGCGGGCATGGAGGGTCCCACGGGCCTTTGATGCATGATTTTGTCATGTCGGTGCTCTTAAATCGTCAACCCATTGTGGACATTTACGCTGCCTTGGCCATGACCGTGCCGGGCATCATCGCCCACCAATCGGCGTTGCGGGGGGGTGAGCGCCTCAAGATTCCACAATACAACCGTCCCCAAACCTCATCTTAA
- a CDS encoding SAM-dependent methyltransferase, translated as MSASRFHNTTVPKPHLKFSLERSCARKTKHAAPPFYENRLGRSNWQCGDGRCRTPSSGQPSVKAPAHKKLELRPIGACESREGKHYLRLDEEYKDGLLGLNEWSHVLVFYWLDQNDTPELRRRLQVHPRGNRENPLTGVFACRSPFRPNLIALTFCKIVAVKGCVVEVDRLDAFDGSPLLDLKPLTLQDFPPAAEVRMPAWARRGP; from the coding sequence GTGAGCGCCTCAAGATTCCACAATACAACCGTCCCCAAACCTCATCTTAAGTTCTCACTTGAGCGCTCCTGTGCAAGGAAAACGAAACATGCCGCGCCGCCGTTTTATGAAAACCGCCTTGGGCGGTCTAACTGGCAGTGCGGTGACGGCCGTTGCCGCACTCCCTCTTCCGGGCAACCTTCGGTTAAAGCGCCAGCGCACAAAAAATTGGAGTTGCGCCCGATAGGCGCTTGCGAGAGCAGAGAAGGCAAGCACTACCTTCGTCTGGATGAGGAATACAAAGATGGTCTCCTGGGATTGAACGAATGGTCCCACGTGCTGGTATTCTATTGGCTGGACCAAAATGACACTCCTGAACTTCGCCGCCGGTTGCAAGTTCATCCCCGGGGTAATCGTGAGAATCCGCTAACTGGCGTGTTTGCGTGCCGCTCTCCCTTTCGTCCCAATTTAATTGCGCTAACCTTTTGCAAAATCGTCGCGGTGAAAGGCTGCGTGGTGGAAGTGGATCGTTTGGATGCCTTTGATGGGAGTCCTCTGTTGGATCTCAAGCCTCTTACCCTTCAGGACTTTCCCCCTGCCGCGGAGGTGCGCATGCCCGCCTGGGCACGCCGTGGACCTTGA